The region AAATATAGTTACAAAACTAAGCATGATTGGGAAGAATTTCCCTCTGGGTGGCATGAGAGCAGCCATGACTGGCCACAGTAATTGAGTAGCACCCACAAGCACGCGAGCCTCGCAGTTAAGCGAGAGAAAAACGACACACAGCTACTGCTCATAGGCAGATTGATTTGTCTGACGCTGCAACTAGTGCTTGCAAAGCGTGCTAATCGTTATCGCTGTAACCAAGCTGTGTGGAAATGCTCGCCGCGGCTTGAGCGATATAGCTTTTCGACTCCTCGAGCGTAATGGGATGAGAGCCATCAATGTAATCAACAAAGGGCACAACCAGCGCAGCCAGAATATCGCCTGAATTATCAAATACCGGATAACCAATATCCATGACCCCTTGTACTTGACGACTGCGGATAGCTTCGTGACCCGCTTTGACAATTTGTGATGAAATATTGGCAAAGCCATCAATATCGGGTTTAGGGTGATGCTCTGGAATACTTTGCATCATAAATTCAAATTGTTCGGCGCTAGCGTAAGACAAAAGGACATGACCTGAGCAGGTATTCATCAGCGGTGCAGTTGCCCCAAGTCGAACGCCAAAAGTACGTGATGATGGTGAGTCTTGCTGAGCAACGACATGCCCGCGCCCATCGAAGAAAGTCACTAAATGACAAGATTGCTCAATGGTAAAGGCCAAGCGTTTGAGCACCGGGCCTGCGACACTTGTTAAACGCTTTACCGGCGGGTAACGATTAGCTAAACCAAAAAGCTTTAACGACAAACGATAGCGATCAGACCCCTCGGACGTTTCGACATAACCACGCTGCTCTAATACCATCAGCATGCGAAATAACTCACCAACGGATTTATCGAGTTTCTCGGTTATTTGCGTCACTTTCAGCCCTTCCGGTTCTTGCGCAAGTAGCTCAATGATATCGAGTCCTTTTTCTAACGCTGGTGCTGAATATGTTTTCTTAGCTGCCATACCGTCTACCGCCCTGTTTTATTATCATTGTTATCTTCGATGAAGATATCTAACCCCTAGGGTGATTTCAAATATAAAACTAAAATTTATATTGACACTGGTGAATTTTCGCCCTAATTTCATATTTAAAATTTATTTTTATATTTAAACGAGGGCGCTATGACAGAGTCAAATAAGATCACGAGCTTAACGACGTACGATATTCGATTTCCGACTTCTGAAAACTTAGATGGCTCTGATGCTATCAATAAAGATCCAGATTATTCAGCAGCTTATGTAGAAATTACGGCCGAGCAAGGCAATAAAGGTTATGGTTTAGTATTCACCATTGGCCGTGGCAATGATATTTGTTGCCAAGCAATCGAAAGCATGCGTCATTTAGTGATTGGTTATGACTTCAACGACATTAAGGCGAATATTGCCGCCTTTTACGATTCACTCCGAGGCGACAGCCAACTGCGCTGGCTTGGGCCAGAAAAAGGCGTTATTCATATGGCTGCTGGTGCGATTGTCAACGCCGCTTGGGACATGTGGGCAAGGGATGCAGGCAAACCTTTATGGCGTTTATTGTCAGATATGACACCAGAAGAGTTTGTTAGCTGTTTAGACTTTCGATATGTCACCGATGTCCTCACCAAAGAAGAAGCACTAGCGATGGTGACGAAAAATCAGGCGACTAAGGCTGAGCGCATCAAATACATCGAAGATAACGGTTACCCGTCTTACACCACGTCGGCAGGCTGGCTAGGTTACAGTGATGAAAAGCTCGCCCGACTGGCCAAAGAAGCACTCGACCAAGGCTTTAAGCACATTAAACTCAAAGTGGGTGTCGACCTCAACGATGATATACGCCGCTGTTCAATTGCCCGAGAAGTCGTTGGCGACGAGGTTAAATTGATGATTGATGCGAATCAAAATTGGGAAGTTGACCAAGCCATTAAGTGGGTTAACCAACTAGCCGCAGCGAAACCTTGGTTTATTGAAGAGCCTACTAGCCCAGACGATATCTTCGGTCATAAGAAAATTCGCGAGAACATTGGTGATATCAAAGTCGCCACTGGCGAACATTGCCAAAATCGCATCATGTTCAAGCAATTTATTGCCAACGACGCGCTAGATATAGTGCAAATTGACTCCTGCCGCTTAGCAAGCGTTAACGAAATACTGACCGTTTATTTGATGGCTGCGAAATTCAATAAAGCGGTGTGCCCGCACGCAGGTGGCGTAGGTTTATGCGAATACGTGCAGCACCTGTCGATGATTGACTATGTACAAATTTCAGCAGACCTCACCGATCGCGTCGTTGAATTTGTCGATCACCTACATGAGCATTTTGAAGATCCGTGCAAAATTATCGACGGCGCTTATGCCGCGCCTCAGATGCCAGGTTATAGCATCAAAATGTTTGAAAATTCAATTGCGCAATATCAGTACCCAAATGGCTCCGAATGGCAAAAGCGCTTAGCTTAGTGTCAAGCGATTATAACCTTGGGTGGATAACTGACGGGTGACGGGCAATGAATAACGATGAGCGTTACATCGCTAACACTGAATAGTAATAGTCATCAATGAATAACAGAAAACAATCGCAATGAGGTTGCGCCAATGAATACAGCATTTGATAAACACTCAATGATCGCAGGCCAATGGGTGGAAGGTAAAGGGCAAACATTTGAGTCTTGGGATCCCAGCAAAAATCAAGCAATCGCGACCGTGAGCAGTTGTACAATAAGCGACATTAAGCATGCGTTGGCGGCAGCTGTTGACGCCAAAAAAGTGCTAGATACTAAATCAAGCGCTGATATCGCGAGCTTTTTACAGACACTCGCCGATGAAATTGAGGCACTAAAAGCTGATTTCATTCCCGTTGCGATGGCTGAAACTGGCTTACCGGAAGCGCGGCTACAAGGTGAAACAGGCAGAACCAGCGGCCAAATTCGGGCTTTCGCAACATTAGTGGCAGAAGGTAGCTGGCAACAAGCGTCGATAGATACTGCTGACGCCAAGCGCCAGCCTGTGCCTAAGCCAGATGTGCGAGCCATGAATATCAGCCTAGGGCCAGTTGCCGTATTTGGCGCATCAAATTTTCCATTTGCGTTCGGCACCTTAGGGGGGGACAGCGCCGCGGCACTCGCGGCAGGCAACCCAATTATTGTTAAAGGTCACCCGAGTCACCCACTGACCTCCCGTTATTTTGCCCAAGCGATGTTAAGCGCATTGGAAAAATCTGGTTTTCCGATGGGGACTTTTGCACTGTTACAAGGTAGTGGCCACGAACTTGGCAGTGAATTAGTTAAGCACCCAGACATCAAAGCCGTTGGCTTTACCGGTTCGCTAGGCGGTGGGCGCGCATTAATGGACATCGCCGCAAATCGGGATGAGCCAATCCCAGTTTATGCGGAAATGGGCAGCATCAACCCTGTATTTATAATGCCAGAAGCCTTGGCAAATCGCAGTGATGCTATTGCACAAGGACTTGCCAGCTCAATTGCGATGGGCTGCGGCCAATTTTGTACCTCTCCTGGGTTAATTGTCTGTTTGCAAAGCGAACTGCCACAATTGCTCGCTCAATACCTCAGCGAACAATCACCCGGCACTATGTTAAACCCGGGTATCGCCGATGCGATGCAAAGCGCATTAGCAAATCGCCAAAGCAATCACCAAGTCCAGTTTTTAACGGGTGGATTAAGTGATACACCACTCACGCCACCAGCGAGTTTAATGCAAATTCGTGCTGCCGACTTCCTGGCGAATGGTGAAGCCATTGCTGAATTTAGCGAAGAAATATTCGGCCCAGCGTCTTTAGTGGTGAGCTGTGAGTCAGTTGATGAATTACTCAACGTCGCTGAAAATTTATCCGGCAACTTAACGGCAACAATCCACGCTGACGATTACCAATCCACGCCTCTCACCCAATTGCTTACGCTATTAAAGCCACGTACAGGCAGAATTTTATTTAACGGTTACCCAACAGGCGTAGAGGTGTGCCAATCAATGCAGCACGGTGGCCCTTACCCTGCCTCGTCTTTTGCCCATGCGAGCAGTGTTGGCACTGCCGCCATTAATCGTTTCGTCAGTCGCAATGCTTACCAAAACTGGCCTGATGAACTGCTACCCGCAGAACTACAAAACGCCAATCCGCTCGGTATTTTACGTTTGGTCGATAACCACTACAGCCGCACAGCGCTGTAAGTGACTAAGACACAGGTTACTAAGGTATAAGCTAACAAGGTACAGATAAAGGTATTGCCAAATGACAGATTTAAGACATTATCAAACCGTGAAAGATTTCTCCCTGCAAGGATGCATCCCTTCTGATCAAGGTACTTGGCTTGGACGCGCATGGCTACCTGCTGACCAAAGCCCATTGGGCGTGGCCGGCCCTGTTGTTATTACAGTGCGCCAAAACTCAGTACTGGCACTAACGGATCACTACCTGACGATCGCTGATGTCCTCGCCGACAGCAACGCAGTGCAGACAATGAATAACGCCCAAGGGCATTTGATTGGCTCACTATCAGAAATTCTTGATAACAGCGTGTTTTATCACCGCGCCCCCCTACTTAGCGATCAAACTAAACCTGTGTTGCTGTCGCCTAACGATATCCAATCGCTCAAAGCATGTGGTGTGACCTTTGCCGCGAGTATGCTAGAGCGCGTGATTGAAGAGCGCGCGTTAGGTGACCCGACCAAAGCCGAGGCGATTCGCGCCATGGTGCATGAAACCGTTGGTGATATTGGCAGTATTGTCCCGGGCAGTGACCAAGCGATGGCCTTGAAGCAGCAATTAATTGAACAAGGTATGTGGTCGCAATATTTGGAAGTTGGTATTGGCCCTGATGTCGAAGTATTTACCAAAGGCCAGCCTATGTCTGCCATCGCGTGCGGCCAAGAGCTTGGCATCTTGGCGACCAGTCAGTGGAATAACCCAGAACCTGAAATTGCCTTATTAATTAATGCGCAAGGTCAATGCCTAGGTGCGGCACTGGCAAACGATGTAAACCTGCGCGACTACGAAGGTCGCAGCGCGTTGTTACTAGGTAAAGCGAAAGATCAAAATGGCGCTAGCCCGATTGGCCCGCTATTTCGACTGTTTGATGCCGACTTTACGCTAGGCGATGCCATGAATGCGGAAATTACGCTAACCATTACCGGCGAAGATGGCTTTGTTAGCCAAGGGGCAAATATTATGTCGCAAATTAGCCGCACGCCAGAGGATATTATCAAGCAGGTATGCAACAGCTCACACCAATACCCTGACGGCATTACCATGATGCTCGGCACTATGTTTGCCCCGACAGATGATCGCCATGAGCCGGGCATGGGTTTTACCCATGAAATTGGCGATCGGGTTGAAATCTCAACGCCAAAACTGGGCAAACTGGTGAACTGGGTAAACCATTGTCACCAGATCCCACGCTGGCAATATGGTATTAATGAGTTAATGAACTTTATTTGTGACGTGAAATTAAAACAAAGCGCTTAAATAAAAAGTGCGCAAATAAAAAACAGTACAAAACAGAAAAAACAAAATGCGTCATGTGCACGCTGATCAATATACAAAAACCAATAAGCGTCTCAGCAACATAGTTTCAACATTAAAAGCACTGACTAATCAAAACAGTAATGGGGATACAGCATGCAACAACAACAGCGCCAAGTCGGTAATACCGGATTGACCATAGATACGCTCGGCTTTGGCTGTGCGCCGCTGGGTAATCTATATCAACCGATTGTCGATGACGATGCCAGAGCCTTGCTTGATAACGCTTGGCAAGCAGGCTTTCGTTATTTTGATACCGCACCACATTACGGCCAAGGGTTGAGTGAACGCCGCACTGGTGATTTACTGCGCGCCGATCAAGCGCACAACTACGTGCTATCAACTAAAGTGGGTCGCCTGTTAAAACCCGCAGGCTATGCCAAAGAGCGCCACTGCTATCAGTCTCCAATGCCCTTTGATATTCACTACGATTATAGTTACGACGGCGTTATGCGTTCGTTTGAAGACAGCCTGCAACGCTTGGGACTTGATACCATCGATATTCTGTACATGCATGACATAGGTGAAGTAACTCACGGCGAAGCCAAC is a window of Thalassotalea euphylliae DNA encoding:
- a CDS encoding IclR family transcriptional regulator, whose protein sequence is MAAKKTYSAPALEKGLDIIELLAQEPEGLKVTQITEKLDKSVGELFRMLMVLEQRGYVETSEGSDRYRLSLKLFGLANRYPPVKRLTSVAGPVLKRLAFTIEQSCHLVTFFDGRGHVVAQQDSPSSRTFGVRLGATAPLMNTCSGHVLLSYASAEQFEFMMQSIPEHHPKPDIDGFANISSQIVKAGHEAIRSRQVQGVMDIGYPVFDNSGDILAALVVPFVDYIDGSHPITLEESKSYIAQAAASISTQLGYSDND
- a CDS encoding L-fuconate dehydratase, which produces MTESNKITSLTTYDIRFPTSENLDGSDAINKDPDYSAAYVEITAEQGNKGYGLVFTIGRGNDICCQAIESMRHLVIGYDFNDIKANIAAFYDSLRGDSQLRWLGPEKGVIHMAAGAIVNAAWDMWARDAGKPLWRLLSDMTPEEFVSCLDFRYVTDVLTKEEALAMVTKNQATKAERIKYIEDNGYPSYTTSAGWLGYSDEKLARLAKEALDQGFKHIKLKVGVDLNDDIRRCSIAREVVGDEVKLMIDANQNWEVDQAIKWVNQLAAAKPWFIEEPTSPDDIFGHKKIRENIGDIKVATGEHCQNRIMFKQFIANDALDIVQIDSCRLASVNEILTVYLMAAKFNKAVCPHAGGVGLCEYVQHLSMIDYVQISADLTDRVVEFVDHLHEHFEDPCKIIDGAYAAPQMPGYSIKMFENSIAQYQYPNGSEWQKRLA
- a CDS encoding aldehyde dehydrogenase (NADP(+)), with protein sequence MNTAFDKHSMIAGQWVEGKGQTFESWDPSKNQAIATVSSCTISDIKHALAAAVDAKKVLDTKSSADIASFLQTLADEIEALKADFIPVAMAETGLPEARLQGETGRTSGQIRAFATLVAEGSWQQASIDTADAKRQPVPKPDVRAMNISLGPVAVFGASNFPFAFGTLGGDSAAALAAGNPIIVKGHPSHPLTSRYFAQAMLSALEKSGFPMGTFALLQGSGHELGSELVKHPDIKAVGFTGSLGGGRALMDIAANRDEPIPVYAEMGSINPVFIMPEALANRSDAIAQGLASSIAMGCGQFCTSPGLIVCLQSELPQLLAQYLSEQSPGTMLNPGIADAMQSALANRQSNHQVQFLTGGLSDTPLTPPASLMQIRAADFLANGEAIAEFSEEIFGPASLVVSCESVDELLNVAENLSGNLTATIHADDYQSTPLTQLLTLLKPRTGRILFNGYPTGVEVCQSMQHGGPYPASSFAHASSVGTAAINRFVSRNAYQNWPDELLPAELQNANPLGILRLVDNHYSRTAL
- a CDS encoding fumarylacetoacetate hydrolase family protein, with amino-acid sequence MTDLRHYQTVKDFSLQGCIPSDQGTWLGRAWLPADQSPLGVAGPVVITVRQNSVLALTDHYLTIADVLADSNAVQTMNNAQGHLIGSLSEILDNSVFYHRAPLLSDQTKPVLLSPNDIQSLKACGVTFAASMLERVIEERALGDPTKAEAIRAMVHETVGDIGSIVPGSDQAMALKQQLIEQGMWSQYLEVGIGPDVEVFTKGQPMSAIACGQELGILATSQWNNPEPEIALLINAQGQCLGAALANDVNLRDYEGRSALLLGKAKDQNGASPIGPLFRLFDADFTLGDAMNAEITLTITGEDGFVSQGANIMSQISRTPEDIIKQVCNSSHQYPDGITMMLGTMFAPTDDRHEPGMGFTHEIGDRVEISTPKLGKLVNWVNHCHQIPRWQYGINELMNFICDVKLKQSA